A genome region from Euphorbia lathyris chromosome 4, ddEupLath1.1, whole genome shotgun sequence includes the following:
- the LOC136227390 gene encoding 17.8 kDa class I heat shock protein-like, with amino-acid sequence MEILSSSFLSYKYLFPISTLQPKEENQRSAKYPVSATKKSNIIPSIFGGRRSNIFNPFSLDVWDPFQGFPMGSPVPRSEISNETTAFANTRIDWKETPEAHIFKADLPGLKKEEVKVEVEEGQVLQISGERSRDKEEKNDKWHRVERSSGKFLRRFRLPENAKVDQVKASMENGVLTVTVPKEEVKKPEVKSIDISG; translated from the coding sequence ATGGAAATCCTATCATCTTCTTTCCTTTCCTATAAATACCTCTTTCCCATCTCCACTCTCCAACCCAAAGAAGAGAATCAGAGATCAGCAAAGTATCCAGTTTCAGCAACTAAGAAATCAAATATCATTCCGAGCATCTTCGGCGGCCGGAGAAGCAACATCTTCAATCCATTCTCTCTCGACGTCTGGGATCCCTTCCAGGGCTTCCCGATGGGGTCCCCAGTCCCTCGGTCGGAGATATCGAACGAAACAACGGCGTTTGCAAACACAAGAATAGACTGGAAGGAGACACCGGAGGCTCACATATTTAAAGCAGATCTTCCAGGattgaagaaagaagaagtgaaagtggaggttgaagaaggtcAGGTTTTACAGATAAGTGGAGAGAGAAGCAGagataaagaagaaaagaatgATAAATGGCATAGAGTTGAAAGATCCAGTGGAAAATTCTTGAGGCGGTTCAGGCTGCCGGAAAATGCAAAGGTTGATCAGGTTAAGGCAAGTATGGAGAACGGAGTTTTGACGGTTACAGTGCCTAAAGAGGAAGTTAAGAAACCTGAGGTTAAGTCCATTGATATATCTGGCTAA